The Alphaproteobacteria bacterium genome has a window encoding:
- a CDS encoding adenosylcobalamin-dependent ribonucleoside-diphosphate reductase has translation MAQVTSISHQIWDMKYRLKGLDGAPVDKTIEDTWLRIARNLAEPERDRERWATAFFEAMEGFKFLPAGRIVAGAGTSRNVTLFNCFVMGTIPDDMAGIFDHLKEAALTMQQGGGIGYDFSTLRPKGAPVKGVGADASGPLSFMDVWDAMCRTIMSAGYRRGAMMATMRCDHPDIEAFIEAKLEAGRLRMFNLSVLATDAFMDAVKKDLPWELKFGGTHFKTLPARALWDKIMRSTYGFAEPGVIFIDRINRLNNLHYCEEIAATNPCGEQPLPPYGACLLGSINLAAFVRNPFEANAELDLAHLENIVPSAVRMLDDAIDVSNFPLPAQRHEALAKRRMGLGVTGLADALIMCRLRYGSAEAVAATERWMSSIERTAYLASAELAAEKGSFPLFDREKYLEGEHVRGLGADVREAIAEKGIRNALLTSIAPTGTISIFADNVSSGLEPVFSFKYNRNVLMPDGTRREEEVTDYAYRLFRRVKGDGAPLPDYFVDAQTLRPRDHVVMQAAVQQYVDSSISKTINVPVDISFEDFKDVYSLAYERGCKGCTTYRPNDITGAVLKAKEAEPEPQTKLPLEAPAARHTDAFEAGGVIYMTRPLDRPEALPGSTYKIRWVDSDHALYITINDIVRDGRRRPFEVFINSKNMEHYAWTVGLTRMISAVFRRGGDVSFVVEELKAVFDPRGGQWMDGKYVPSLLAAIGEVIERHMIAIGFMPNPKEAREEYLERKVVGMPALALRQCPKCGQASLIRQEDCDVCTSCGHSKCA, from the coding sequence ATGGCGCAGGTTACTTCGATTTCTCATCAGATCTGGGACATGAAGTACCGGCTCAAGGGGCTGGACGGGGCCCCTGTGGACAAGACCATCGAGGATACCTGGCTGCGGATTGCCCGCAACCTTGCCGAGCCCGAAAGAGACCGGGAGCGTTGGGCCACGGCCTTCTTCGAGGCGATGGAGGGCTTCAAGTTCTTGCCGGCCGGCCGCATTGTGGCCGGTGCCGGGACGAGCCGCAACGTGACGCTTTTTAATTGTTTCGTGATGGGAACGATCCCCGACGACATGGCGGGTATTTTCGATCACCTGAAGGAAGCCGCGTTGACCATGCAGCAGGGCGGCGGCATCGGCTACGACTTCTCGACCCTTCGGCCCAAGGGCGCTCCCGTCAAAGGTGTCGGCGCGGACGCGTCAGGCCCATTGAGCTTCATGGATGTGTGGGACGCGATGTGCCGCACGATCATGAGTGCGGGCTACCGCCGCGGCGCCATGATGGCGACGATGCGTTGCGATCATCCGGACATCGAGGCGTTCATCGAGGCGAAGCTCGAGGCAGGCCGCCTGCGCATGTTCAACCTCTCGGTCCTCGCGACGGATGCGTTCATGGACGCGGTCAAGAAGGACTTGCCGTGGGAACTCAAGTTCGGCGGCACGCATTTCAAGACGCTGCCGGCGCGCGCACTTTGGGACAAGATCATGCGCTCGACCTACGGCTTCGCGGAACCGGGCGTCATTTTCATCGACCGGATCAATCGCCTGAACAACCTTCATTATTGCGAGGAGATCGCCGCGACGAATCCTTGCGGCGAACAGCCCCTGCCTCCTTACGGCGCCTGCCTTCTCGGCTCGATCAATCTTGCGGCCTTCGTGCGCAATCCGTTCGAAGCGAATGCCGAACTCGACCTCGCGCACCTTGAGAATATCGTGCCGTCCGCCGTGCGCATGCTCGACGATGCGATCGACGTATCGAACTTCCCTCTCCCCGCCCAACGCCACGAGGCGCTCGCCAAACGCCGCATGGGATTGGGCGTAACCGGTCTCGCCGATGCGCTCATCATGTGCCGCCTGCGCTACGGTAGCGCTGAGGCCGTGGCCGCGACAGAGCGCTGGATGAGTAGTATCGAGCGGACGGCTTATCTCGCTTCGGCCGAGCTTGCGGCGGAAAAAGGCAGCTTCCCCCTCTTCGACCGGGAGAAATATCTCGAGGGGGAGCATGTGCGCGGCCTAGGTGCGGACGTGCGGGAGGCGATCGCCGAAAAGGGAATCCGCAATGCGCTTCTCACCTCGATTGCGCCGACGGGAACGATCTCGATTTTCGCGGACAATGTCTCCTCGGGACTCGAGCCGGTCTTCAGCTTCAAATACAACCGCAACGTCCTGATGCCCGACGGCACGCGTCGCGAGGAAGAGGTGACCGATTACGCATACCGCCTCTTTCGCCGCGTGAAGGGCGACGGCGCGCCCTTGCCCGACTATTTCGTCGATGCACAGACCTTGCGCCCCCGCGATCACGTCGTGATGCAAGCGGCCGTCCAGCAATATGTCGACAGCTCGATCTCCAAGACGATCAACGTGCCGGTCGACATCTCCTTCGAGGACTTCAAGGACGTTTACAGCCTCGCCTATGAGCGCGGCTGCAAGGGATGCACGACCTATCGCCCGAACGACATCACGGGTGCGGTGCTCAAGGCGAAGGAAGCCGAACCCGAACCTCAGACGAAACTGCCCCTCGAAGCGCCTGCGGCGCGTCACACCGATGCGTTCGAGGCGGGTGGGGTCATTTACATGACGCGCCCGCTCGACCGGCCGGAGGCACTTCCGGGAAGCACCTACAAGATCCGCTGGGTCGACAGCGACCACGCGCTCTACATCACGATCAATGACATCGTGCGGGACGGCCGCCGCCGCCCCTTCGAGGTCTTCATCAACTCGAAGAACATGGAGCACTACGCCTGGACGGTCGGGCTTACCCGCATGATCAGCGCGGTATTCCGCCGGGGCGGGGATGTGTCCTTCGTCGTCGAGGAACTCAAGGCCGTGTTCGATCCGCGCGGCGGACAATGGATGGACGGCAAATACGTACCCTCGCTTCTCGCGGCGATCGGCGAAGTGATCGAACGGCACATGATCGCGATCGGCTTCATGCCGAATCCCAAGGAGGCGCGTGAGGAATATCTCGAACGCAAGGTGGTCGGAATGCCGGCACTCGCCTTGCGGCAATGCCCGAAATGCGGCCAAGCCTCGCTCATCCGCCAGGAGGATTGCGACGTCTGCACGAGCTGCGGACATAGCAAATGTGCCTGA
- a CDS encoding lysophospholipid acyltransferase family protein — MTALRSLLFNLIFYGWTGCLCVLALPALLLPRDVLVFGGRIWARGTVVLLRFLVGLRHQVRGIENNPRGSAIYALKHQSAWDTLLLPVLFRDPMIVLKRELIFIPLFGWYLVKTKQIAVDRSGRAAALKRMINAAKAGAGAGRPIVIFPEGTRVPPGESRPYHPGVAALYGLLDLPVVPVALNSGFFWGRRRFLKKAGVITVEFLPAISPGLERKAFLAELNGRIEGACKRLADDARQAN, encoded by the coding sequence ATGACCGCACTCCGCTCTCTCCTCTTCAATCTGATCTTTTACGGCTGGACCGGGTGTTTGTGCGTGCTCGCCCTGCCAGCGCTCCTCCTGCCGCGCGATGTCCTCGTCTTTGGCGGGCGCATCTGGGCGCGAGGGACGGTCGTGCTCTTGCGATTCCTCGTTGGACTCAGGCACCAGGTACGCGGTATCGAGAACAATCCTCGCGGCAGCGCCATTTATGCGCTCAAGCATCAGTCCGCATGGGATACGCTGCTCCTTCCCGTCCTTTTCCGCGATCCCATGATCGTGCTCAAACGAGAGCTGATCTTCATCCCGCTTTTCGGTTGGTACCTCGTGAAAACCAAGCAGATCGCCGTCGACCGGAGCGGTCGTGCCGCCGCACTCAAGCGGATGATTAATGCGGCCAAAGCCGGTGCCGGGGCAGGGCGGCCGATCGTCATCTTCCCGGAGGGCACGCGCGTTCCGCCAGGCGAAAGTCGTCCCTACCACCCGGGTGTGGCGGCACTCTACGGTCTTCTCGACCTCCCCGTCGTCCCCGTGGCACTCAATTCGGGATTTTTCTGGGGACGGCGTCGCTTCCTCAAAAAGGCGGGCGTGATCACCGTCGAATTTCTGCCAGCGATATCGCCGGGCCTCGAGCGCAAGGCATTTCTCGCCGAACTCAATGGACGCATCGAGGGTGCCTGCAAGCGCCTGGCCGACGATGCCCGGCAAGCCAATTAG
- a CDS encoding YdcF family protein has protein sequence MKRALLRSALALAAVAAMWAGGLAWFTTTIPSKVEDPDTVTDAIVVLTGGSERLDAGLTLLSLGKARKLFVSGVYRGVDVEELLRTAHTAPANLECCIVLGYAADSTMGNAIETAKWMDAEHYRSLRIVTAAYHMPRSMLEFRRAMPQIRLIPNPVFPERVKSDWWLWPGSAYLVLGEYHKYLAALARESVPEIALPGSQQTDS, from the coding sequence ATGAAGCGGGCGCTGCTCAGATCCGCGTTGGCGCTCGCCGCCGTCGCGGCAATGTGGGCGGGCGGCTTGGCGTGGTTCACCACGACGATTCCGTCCAAGGTCGAGGATCCCGACACCGTCACGGACGCGATCGTCGTGTTGACAGGCGGGAGTGAAAGGCTCGACGCCGGCTTGACCCTCCTTTCCCTAGGAAAGGCGCGGAAGCTGTTCGTTTCAGGCGTCTATCGTGGCGTCGACGTCGAGGAACTCCTGCGCACCGCACACACCGCACCGGCCAATCTCGAATGCTGCATCGTGCTCGGCTATGCCGCTGACTCGACGATGGGGAACGCAATCGAAACGGCGAAATGGATGGACGCCGAGCACTACCGCAGCCTGCGGATCGTTACCGCCGCTTACCACATGCCGAGGAGCATGCTCGAATTCCGCCGCGCCATGCCGCAGATTAGGCTTATTCCGAACCCGGTTTTCCCGGAGCGGGTCAAGAGCGACTGGTGGTTATGGCCGGGCAGCGCCTATCTCGTTCTCGGCGAATATCATAAGTACCTTGCGGCCCTCGCACGCGAGTCGGTTCCTGAAATTGCACTCCCTGGATCGCAGCAAACCGACTCGTGA
- the ftsE gene encoding cell division ATP-binding protein FtsE, whose amino-acid sequence MDQREPVVRFENVGMRYGMGPEVLRDITFSLPTGSFHFLTGPSGAGKSSLLKLMYLAHRPSRGLISLFGHDMAMTDRRDMPALRRRIGVVFQDFRLIDHLSALDNVALPLRVSGAKDEQIRKHVAELLAWVGLADHLDATPPTLSGGQQQRVAIARAVINRPSLLLADEPTGNVDNELGVRLLYLFEELNRLGTTVVIASHNEGLVKRFNHPQLHLENGALTRVASARRTVA is encoded by the coding sequence ATGGATCAGAGGGAACCGGTCGTCCGCTTTGAGAATGTCGGCATGCGCTACGGCATGGGGCCGGAAGTTCTGCGCGATATAACGTTCTCTTTGCCGACAGGCTCCTTTCATTTCCTCACCGGGCCGTCGGGTGCCGGGAAATCGTCGCTCCTGAAGCTGATGTATCTGGCGCACCGCCCGTCACGCGGGTTGATCAGTCTCTTCGGGCACGATATGGCAATGACAGATCGGCGCGATATGCCGGCACTCCGCCGACGAATCGGCGTGGTGTTCCAGGATTTCCGTCTGATCGACCATCTCTCGGCACTCGACAACGTAGCCCTGCCCTTGAGGGTATCCGGTGCAAAAGACGAGCAGATTCGCAAGCATGTCGCGGAACTCCTTGCCTGGGTCGGTCTCGCGGACCATCTCGACGCGACCCCACCCACGCTCTCAGGCGGGCAACAGCAGCGGGTCGCGATCGCGCGCGCCGTGATCAACCGGCCAAGTCTCCTTCTTGCGGATGAGCCTACCGGCAATGTCGACAACGAACTCGGCGTGCGGCTTCTCTATCTTTTTGAAGAACTCAATCGGCTCGGCACCACGGTAGTGATCGCAAGTCACAATGAAGGGCTCGTGAAGCGATTCAATCATCCGCAGCTTCATCTCGAGAATGGCGCATTGACGCGGGTGGCGTCCGCGCGCCGGACCGTCGCATAG
- a CDS encoding DUF3426 domain-containing protein, translating to MILTCPSCTTRYMVDPANLGAEGRYVRCGKCSHTWRQAPPPDAPPQIDPIPISIEPRPIPPGSNLPAFRPKPKEPSHAWGWAILVLVVAAIVGGGILARTQIVSAWPPAARIYALFESKPKEAPSGLSVVNVASRRSVENGVQVLVVEGEVANNSREAVAVPPLMGVLRNAEQRDLQHWTFNASEPKLLPGEVAKFSTTLLNPSSEATDVTIVITPPSGKS from the coding sequence ATGATTCTTACCTGTCCGAGCTGCACGACGCGATACATGGTCGACCCTGCCAATCTGGGTGCTGAGGGTCGTTATGTGCGCTGTGGGAAATGCAGCCACACATGGCGTCAGGCCCCACCGCCGGACGCCCCGCCCCAGATCGATCCCATTCCAATCTCGATCGAGCCGCGCCCGATTCCGCCGGGCTCGAATCTGCCCGCCTTTCGCCCGAAGCCTAAGGAGCCCAGTCACGCATGGGGATGGGCGATTCTCGTCCTTGTCGTCGCCGCCATCGTGGGCGGGGGGATTCTCGCGCGCACCCAGATCGTCTCCGCGTGGCCGCCGGCCGCTCGGATTTACGCGCTTTTTGAGTCCAAGCCGAAAGAGGCCCCCTCGGGCCTCAGCGTGGTCAACGTCGCCTCCCGCCGTTCCGTGGAGAACGGGGTTCAGGTGCTCGTCGTCGAAGGGGAGGTTGCGAACAATTCGCGGGAGGCGGTGGCCGTGCCGCCGCTCATGGGAGTCCTGCGCAACGCGGAACAACGCGACCTGCAACATTGGACCTTCAACGCGTCCGAGCCCAAGCTTTTGCCGGGGGAGGTCGCCAAATTCTCGACCACCCTCCTGAATCCCTCGAGCGAGGCGACGGACGTGACAATCGTCATAACGCCGCCATCCGGGAAGAGCTGA